Part of the Limisphaerales bacterium genome, GGCTCGAAGCCGCGTTGGAGTTCATCGACACGCTGCTCGCCACCGCGAACGAAGGGCGCATCCTGCGCCGCGGCATTCGTGCCGCCATCATCGGTCGGCCCAACGCCGGCAAATCCAGTTTGCTCAATCAATTGCTCGGGCACAACCGCGCCATCGTGACACCGACCGCCGGCACCACGCGCGATACCATTGAGGAAACCGCCAACATCCGCGGCATCCCCGTGGTATTCATTGATACCGCTGGCCTGCGCGAAACCGCTGACGGAATTGAGGCCGAGGGCATCCGTCGCAGCCACGAAAGCATCGCGCACGCGGAACTCATTTTGCATGTGCTTGACGCCGGCGAAGCGTTTACTGCTGAAGATCAAAACTATCTCGAAGCATTTACCGACAAAAAACGCCTGCTCATCGCCAATAAAATCGACCAACCACGTGCGCTCGATGTGCCGGTTGATTGCCACGAAACCTGCGCGCTCGATGGCACCGGCATCGAGGGCCTTAAGGACGCCATCCGTGATGCAGTGTGGAGCGGTTCCATCCGCGCCGATATGTTACCGGCGATGATCAATGCCCGCCATCAGGACGCCTTGCGCCGCGCCCGCGCGGGCCTCACCGATAGCCTTGCCAGCCTGCGCACCGAAGCCACGCTCGAGCTCATCGCGATGGATCTCCGCATTGCCGCCAACGCCGTCGGCGAAGTCGTGGGCAATACCTCCACCGAAGATTTACTGGATTCAGTCTTCAGCCAGTTTTGTATTGGAAAATAATCGGCTATCGCGTCTTCGCCGCACTGCCGATTAATAAACAAGAACCCGCCAGCGCCGGCACCAAATACAACCCACCATCGCCCGTGAGGCTTTTGATGAGGCCGATCAGCATCGTGACGCAAAAGCTCAGCTTCGGCCCGAAATCACCGCCGCCTTTAAAGATGTCGATGAAGTTGCCCAGCAATATAATTACATTTGCGAGAACGATCCCGCCAATCAATAGCTTGATTGAAAGATCACTCTTCGTGGCCACTTCGTGCGAGGACTTTGTGCGGGTGGTGACAAAACAAATGATGCTCGCAGCGATCTTCAAACCCAGTCCGGCGATCATTGCGAGCCCCGTCATCACCGAACCCTTAAATGCCTTAAACGCGTCGATCAACGGCACTCCTTGTCCTTTTGCGGGCACGAGGCACGACAGCACCAGAAACCCACCGCCCACCACCGCAATAATATAAGCCGGCAAATTGGACGGCCGATAATGGCGCGCATAGCAGCCCATCAACAACGCCGTGAGGCCAATGAAAAATATGATGGGTTGGCCTTGAAGCATTCCCGATGGGGAAGAGAATGTGGGACGTGCGCCCGTCACAATCAGATTGCCGCCAATCGAGATCATCGAAGAAGTGCGCGTGCCCGAGCCAAATGCCGAGACTCCGCTGTTGGAAAAAAGAATAATCATCAACACCAAGCTGAGGCCAAGCGCCACGCTGCAACGCACAGGGTCTTTCGTGCTCTTCGCCATCGCAGCGAGCGTGATGCCGACGATCAGCGGGCCGATCATGGCGATGATGTACTCCGCGCTTTTCCCGTCTCCCAAATCAAAATTCGGGAAATTAATTTTAAACGGACTGAACATCACCATCGGTAGCACCACACCCACGATGCCGAGAATGCCAAGCGTCATAAACTGCGTGGATTTTTGCGTCTCTTCATCGTACGGGCTGTAGGTGCCCGCGACGGCCGGTTGGGGGGCAACAGCAGCGGCGATTTGCCCAGTGCTTCCGGGGACAACTTGCGGGTAGAGTTCGCCGAGCGGTTTCCAGCCGTCCATCCCTTCGTGCCACGCGCTGTCGGTGGGCAGGAGTTGACCGCCTTCGAGATGGATCTTTGCCGTTTCGTATTTGTACGGCCCGTGCTTTTCGCCTTGGCGTGAAATGTGCACAGCGGTATCCGGCGGCGGCCCAGCAGGCGCAGCTTCGGTGGTGGGAGCAGGGGGCGGTGGCGGCGGTTCGGCGGCTTTGGTTTCCTGTTCTTTGGCGAATAATTCTTCCAATGGTTTCCAGCCATCCGCACCCGCGTGCCACGCCAAGTCGGTCTTTAGCAAAGTGCCATCTTCCAAATATTGCTTAGTAATATCCTCCGGATACGGGCCAAATTGTTGGCCTTTGCGGGTGATATGAATTTTACGGGGCTCGTCGGCCATAACAGAAACGTTGTGGACGATACGCGAAACTGAACTGTTTTTCAATGAAATTGGCGTGACCTTTGCTCGGCAATCGGCCAAGACCAACCGCGATGCACTCGTTGGAAGAAGCCCGCGCGGAAATGCTGAAGCACATCGCGCCGTTGCCAGCGGAAACCATTCCGCTCACACAAGCGGCTGGCCGTGTGCTGGCCACCGAAGTGCGCGCGGCGATCAACTTGCCGCGCTTTGATAATTCCGCGATGGATGGCTACGCCGTGCGCGCCGCCGAAGCAAACAAAGGCGCAAAGCTGAAGTGCATCGGCGAAGTGCCTGCGGGCAGTTCATTTGAAACCGAATTAGGCGCGGGCGAGTGCGTCCGGATTTTCACCGGCTCCCCCATGCCCGCCGATACCAACGCCGTGGTGATGCAGGAAGATACACGCGTGGAGGGCGATACCATCGAAATCACCGATGACGCGAAGCCCTTCGAGCACGTTCGCTTGCGCGGGGAGGATGTGAAAGCGGGCGAGATAATTGGCCACGCCGGCGAACGCCTTCACGCGGGGCGCTTGCAATTGCTCGGCAGTGCGGGCGTGGCGGAGGTCAGCGTGCATCGCCAGCCCATCGTGGGGGTGTTGGCCACGGGCGATGAATTGCGCGAGCCGGGCGAGGATTTGGGCGCGAGTGGCATTCATGAAAGCAACCGGCTGGCGCTGGCTGAACTTATCCGCCAATGCGGTGCGGCACCGCGCGTGCAACCGCTGGTGCGCGACACGATGGAGGCGACGATGGCGGCACTGCAAACCGCCTTCGCCGAATGCGATGCGGTGGTCACTTCCGGCGGCGTGTCGGTGGGCGCGCACGATTATGTAAAAGCTGCGTTTGAAAAACTGGGCGGCTCACTGGATTTTTGGCGTGTGAACATTAAGCCCGGCAAGCCATTCGTCTTCGGCCGGCTTGAAGGCAAACCCCTCTTCGGCGTGCCCGGCAATCCGATTTCGGCGATGGTCACGTTTCTCGTTTTAGCGCGCCCGGCGTTGATGCAGTTGCAGGGCGCAGCGGAATTGAATTTGCCCGCCCATCCCGGCGTACTTGCTGATCCGCTGGCCAATCGCGGTGACCGTCGCCATTTTATGCGCGTCCGCGTGGACGCCAAAGGAACCGTGCATGCCACCGGTTTGCAAGCGTCTCACGCCGTCAGTTCGCTGAGGCAAGCGAACGGTCTCGTGAATGTGCCGCCGGAAACCCATCTGGTGGAAGGGGAGAAGGTGGAGGTGTTGCGGTTTGCCTGATTTTCCTACAGGTACTCTTTCAATTTTTCCTGATACTTGTGGTACAGCCCGCTGAGTACAATTAGGATCACGCCCAGTCCCATAAACGTGAGAATGCGCGGGACACCGTTGAGCTTGCTCCACGCGAGGAAGACGAGATTGGTTGTGGCGGCGAGCATCACGATGAGGCCAAAGATGCGGTGTGTGCGTTCGGCCGCGTAGAGGCCGAGGCCAATAAAAATGCCGGCGAGCAGTCCCCATGTGAGCACGTCCAAATCGCCTGGCACTATGCGCGAGCCCCACACCCACAGGCTGAGGTTCATCGCCACAATCAACAGCACGTGCCCGACTTCGGGGATAATATTTTCCGTGTCGCGTTTGCGCGCGAAATATTGTGCGCCCAAAAGCAGGGCAATTGCCAGCCCATCCCACGCCACCGGTTCGTGCCAATGAAAAGCGCAGTGCCAGCCGAACATCATCCATCCAAGCAACCCAAACGCGGTGCCAACTAAAATGCGTTCGAAACGCGTGCGCCGCGCGTGGGCCATTATATGGCCGATGGCTACTGCGCTGAAGGTGACAAATAAATATTTCGATTCCACAAAACTATACCCCCACGCCAGCACCAGCAGCCAGCCGAACAGAAAATAAACCGACGTGTTCGCCTTGGCCAATTTGGCGAGCGGACTTTGTGGGTCGTCAATCAGCGTGCGCGCGTGCAGCAGAAAATGGCTCATCCCCAGCATCGCTAGTGCGGGGATGAGGGAAAGCACGCGATCGGCATCGGCGCCCATCATTTTGAAGGGCGAAAAAAATGCGGCTACCACCAGCCACGCCTGCGCGGCCATTAGCGCGGGCGTCAGCCGTAGCATCAACGCGCCCGTGCTGAGCGCGATACCGATGACGGGCAGCATCCACAACAGCCGCTCGTCCGCCACAAAGTTGATGGCGATGAATAGCCCCACCAAAACCGCCGTGACCTGTCCCACCGCGCTGGTGGGCGCGATGTATTGCCCGGCCGATTCGAATCGTTTTCGCAAATTCTCCTGCGAGCGATTGAGTGCCCACGCGTTGGCCAGCAGCAGCACGGGCGCGATGAGCGCCAACCCCCAAGTCAGTTCATTGCCCGGCAAAAAAGTTTGCGGCACTACCATCGCCGCACCGCCCCACAACGCCAGTTGACCCACGCCAAACAATTGCATCGACCGCATCGCCCAACCGAATCCCGTGAACGCCAGCCCCAGCAATGCCAGACACCACGTGGCGTTATTGAGGTCGAAATTCAGTCCGATGCCCAGCGCGATGAGCACGGCCGCCAGCGCCAGCAATTCGTTGGCCAATCCTTTTTCATCCGGCAACTGCCGCCGCAAAAATCCGTGCAGTGCCGCCAACGCCAAACCATACACCAGCGGGAACCCCCAATAATTTCCCCGCATTTCCGGAAGCGCGAGCAGTGTGAATGTGATGAAACTAAAATACGCGATGTTATTGATGTGAATGAAGCTGGCGCGCCGGGCGGCACTCATCGATTCGTGGCGGGTGAGGAGGGCCGCCAGCGTGAAGATGATCCAGTACGCCGTGAGAAATCCCGCGCCATTCCAGAACCCCGCGTCTATGCCCGCCGGATGCATAAATCGCCAATAACCAAACCCGGCGAAGGTGGTGACGAGACTCAGAAAGGGAAGGTTGGCCCAACGATTGCGAATGACAAACACCGTGGCCGCGATGGCAAGCGCCACGTTGGAGAGCAGCGTGAAGCCCACGTGCGCGCCGGTGGTGTCGTGGATGAGCGGCACGTACGAGGCATAATACGCGCCGGCAATGGCGAACATGGCCATCACTTCCGAGCGCCTTCGCGTGGCCACGACGACGATAAAAATCGCCCAAGCCGCAAGCAGCACGCCTGCCAACACGGGGCTTCCGATGAGGCCAAGATACGGGCGCTCCACAAAATAAAGTGCGTACGTGGAAAAATACACGGCGGCAAAACCGCCGCCGGTCAGCACTTCCGAATAATTTTTTAAAGACTCAAACCGCCGATGCAACCACAGCCCCGCCGTCAACATTCCAAAGCTGACCGCATATAATAGTGACGCATTGATATAAGGGCGCACCGAGTCGCTGATGCCCTCGTAGCCCATGCGCGCGAGATAAACCAGGCCGGTGAGCACCATCAACACACCCAATCGCACCAGCCAAACTTTGCCAATTTGCAATTCAATCGAACCTTTGTCCGGGGCCGCGGGAGGAACGGGAATGGGTTCGGGAGCAGGATCAATTTCCGGTAACGTGGGCAGCGGTTTTTTGGGTTGCACCGTCGAAGGAATCGGATCGGGCATCGGCGAAGGCGCGACCGGTGCGGGCGGTTGTTCCGGTGTGGCCGATGCGGTTGCCACCAAGACGGGCGGTAAATCCGAGAGCTCCGCCTTGGCCGGAGCCGTTGGAATGACTTGGAAAATTGGGGCGGAGAATCCCTCAGTTCCACCCATTTGCTGGCGCAGCATCTCAATTTGCTGCGTTTGCTCGCGACTTTGGGTTTCCAGAGTAACCACGCGTTGACTCAAATGCCTGACGGAGTTCGCGCTCGTAGATCGCGTCGCAATGGCGATTAACCCGACCACCAGCAATACCGTTGAACATAGACAAATCCATTCCATACCCCGACGGTACTCCATCCACCCCACGCTGAGAAATTGATTCGACTGCGGCCGTTATCGACTGACTCAATACAAAAACATATCAACATATCCGGATATGTTGATTTTACTGTTGACGTTGTCGGGTGGCGGGTTAAGCTCTTCGCGGTATGAAAAACTCGCCCATCATTGAGGAACTGCGGGAGCGGTTGGCCTCGCGCATTCTGTTTTTGGATGGCGCGATGGGCACGATGGTGCAGCGGTTTTCATTGGAGGAGGCGGACTTTCGAGGGGAACGCTTTGCTGATCATTCGGGCGAATTGAAGGGCAACAACGATTTACTGTCGATCACGCGACCGGAAATCATTCGTGGCATTCATACGGAATTTCTGGAGGCGGGCAGTGACATCATCGAAACCAATACCTTCAGCGCCACACGCATTGGGATGGCGGATTATTCGTTGGAGGAAGTTGCGCGCGAATTGAATGTTGCCAGCGCCAAGCTGGCGCGCGAAGCGGTGGAGGCCGTGATGGCGAAGGATGCGTCGCGACGCTGTTACGTGGCGGGCGCGATTGGGCCGACTAATCGTACGGCGTCGCTTTCGCCGGATGTGAACGATCCGGCGTACCGCGCGGTGACGTTTGATGATCTCGTGGCAACGTACCGCGAGCAGACCGAAGGGCTCATCGAAGGCGGTGTTGATATTTTGCTGCCGGAGACCACCTTCGACACGCTGAATCTCAAGGCGGCGCTGTTCGCGATTGAACAGGTCTTTGAGGAAACCGGCGAGCGATTGCCGGTGATGGTTTCGGTGACGATCACTGATGCCTCCGGTCGCACGCTTTCGGGGCAGACGACTGAGGCGTTTTGGAATTCCATCGCGCACGCGAAGCCTTTCACCGTGGGCATCAATTGCGCGCTCGGTGCCAAGGAAATGGCGCCGTACATCCGCGAACTTTCGCGCATCGCGGACACGTTTGTGCATTGCTACCCAAACGCCGGCTTGCCCAATCCGCTCGCGGAAACCGGCTACGACGAGCGGCCCGTCGATACCGCGGAAGCGTTGCGCGATTTGGCGGAGCAAGGGTTGCTGAATGTCGCGGGTGGTTGCTGCGGCACCACGCCGGCCCATTTGAAGGCGATCATCGGATCGCTCGCCGAGGTGAAGCCGCGCGTGCCGCAAACGCGCAAGACATCACTGCGCCTCAGCGGTTTGGAGCCGCAAACGATTGGTGATTCGCCGGGGCAACTCGCAATGGTCGGCGAACGCACCAACGTGATGGGCTCGCCGAAGTTCAAAAAACTCATCAAAGATGACGATTTCGAAGGCGCGCTCGCGCTTGCGCGGCAACAAGTGGAGAATGGCGCGAACGTCATCGATATTTGTTTCGACGAAGGCTTGCTTGATGCGGAGGCGTGTATGAAACGCTTTTTGAATTTGCTGGGCTCCGATCCGGATATTTCGCGCGTGCCGATTATGGTGGATAGCTCCAAATGGAGCGTGCTCGAGGTGGGCCTGAAATGTTTGCAGGGCAAAGGCATCGTAAACTCCATCAGCCTCAAAGGCGGCGAGGAAGAATTTCTGCGCCAAGCCGCGTTGTGCCAGCGTTACGGCGCGGCCGTGGTGGTGATGGCGTTCGATGAAAAAGGACAAGCGGCCACCGTCGAAGACAAAGTGGCCATCGCCGAACGCGCGTACAAACTGCTCACGGAGAAACTGGATTTCACGCCGGAGGACATTATTTTTGACCTCAACATTTTGACCGTCGCCACCGGAATGGACGAGCACAACGATTACGCGGTGAACTTCATCGAAGGCGTGCGCCGCGTAAAAGAAGTGTGCCCCGGCGCGCGCACGAGCGGCGGCGTGAGCAATATTTCGTTCTCATTCCGCGGCAACAACACCGTGCGCGAGGCGATGCACTCCGCGTTTTTGTTTCACGCCGTGGAAGCCGGATTGGATATGGGCATCGTCAATGCCGGGATGCTCGAAGTGTACGAGCAAATTGAGCCGGAACTGCTTGAGCACGTTGAGGATGTGCTGCTCAATCGCCGCGCGGATGCGACTGATCGGCTTATTGATTACGCGGAAAAATTCAAGGGAGTTAAAAAAGAACGTGCCGCCATCGACCAAAAATGGCGCGACGAACCCGTGGCCGCACGACTGAGCCATGCGTTGGTGAATGGCATCACCGAATTCATTGAGGCCGATACTGAGGAAGCGCGCGCCGCTGCCGATCGGCCGTTGGAAGTCATCGAAGGACCGTTGATGGACGGGATGAAAGTGGTGGGCAAACTTTTCGGCGCGGGAAAAATGTTTCTGCCGCAAGTGGTGAAAAGCGCGCGCGTGATGAAAAAGGCCGTGGCCTATCTCACGCCGTTTATGGAGGCGGAAAAGCAAGAGGGCGACGAGGATTCGGCCAATACAATGGTGATCGCCACCGTGAAGGGCGACGTGCACGACATCGGCAAAAACATCGTGGGCGTCGTGCTCGCTTGTAATGGCTACAATGTGGTGGATCTCGGCGTGATGGTGGATTGTGATTCAATTTTAAAAGCCGCCGAAGAACACAATGCCGACATCATCGGAATGAGCGGCCTCATCACGCCCTCGCTCGATGAAATGATTTTTAACGCCAAAGAAATGCAACGGCGCGGATTGAAAACGCCACTGCTCATCGGTGGCGCGACCACCAGCAAAATGCACACGGCGGTCAAAATCGCGCCTTCGTACGAGGGCTCAATTTGCCACGTGCTCGACGCTTCGCTTGTGGTGGGCGTGTGCAACGATTTGCTGAGCGAAAATCGTCGCGAAGATTTCCAAAAGGAACTCGAGGTGGAACACGAACGCCTGCGCGAGAAATTCGCCGGCGGCGATGATGGCCGCAAAGACATCGTGCCGCTTGCCCGAGCACGGGCCGCCGCGCCGTCATTTGACTGGGCGACCGAAGAAATTCGCAAACCGGAAATCCTTGGCCTGCAACATTTTGAATCCATCCCGTTGGATGTGCTGGCAACGTACATCGATTGGTCGCCCTACTTTTGGGCGTGGCAATTGCACGGCGTGTACCCGACGATTTTCAACAAACCGGAAGTCGGCGCCGAGGCTAAGAAACTTTTTGCTGACGGCAACAAAATGCTCGAGGACATCATCGTCAACCAACGATTTACCTCCCGCGCCGTGGCAGGCTTTTGGCCGGCCAACGCGGTGGGTGATGATGTGGAAATTTACAGCGACGAAACGTGCGCGGAACAGCTCGCCACGTTTTATTTCCTGCGCCAACAGCGGCAGAAAAAAGAAGGCCAGGTTTGCCGCAGCTTGTCTGACAACGTCGCCCCAAAAGACAGCGGCCGCATCGATTACTTTGGCGGATTCGCAGTGACGATGGGGCAGGAAGTTGAGGAATACGCCGCCACCTTCCGCGATGCGGGCGATGATTATACCGCCATCATCGTGCAATCGCTCGGCGATCGCTTGGCCGAGGCGTCCGCCGAATATCTCCACAAAACCCTGCGCCACCAATGCGGCATCGGCCAGAATGAAGGGTTCGCCGCGGAAACCAAACTCGACGAAGAGCAGGCAAAATTTTTAATCAAAGAAAAATACCGCGGCATTCGACCGGCCGCCGGTTACCCCTCGTGTCCCGACCACAGCGAAAAAGCGACCCTTTGGAAACTGCTCGAAGCGGAGCAACGCACCGGCGCCACGCTCACCACAAGCTACGCGATGAAACCCCCTTCGAGCGTGAGCGGTTTTTATTTGAACCATTCGGACGCAAAATATTTTAATCTCGGCCGCATTGGTGAAGACCAAGTGGCCGACTACGCCCAACGAAAAAACATTTCCCAAGCCGAAGCCGAAAAATGGCTGAGACCGCATTTGGGGTATGATGAAGAATAGACGAAAAATGAAATTGAAACACACTAACGCATTTACGCTCATTGAACTTTTGGTTGTCATTGCCATCATCGGCATCTTGGCGAGCCTGTTGCTGCCCACGTTGGCAAAGGCCAAGCAGCGCGGGATGACTGCCCAAAGCCGCAACAACCTTTTGCAAATCGGCCAAGCCTCCACGATGTACGAGGACGACCACGACGGCGAGTTGGCCGGCGTGGCCGATTCCACGGGTGTGCAGTTTTTCGGCCGCTACTTGGGCCCCGGAAAAGCCGTGGATTTTTCCGGCGGCAGCCTCAGCCCTTACGTGGACAATGCTTCGCGCGTCTGGAAAGATCCTGGTTTCCGTTCGTTCAGTCGCCGCGCCAAGGACCACACTTGCAGCTACGGTTACAATCACCATTATTTAAATGATCTGGAACAATCCGGAAATTGGTGGGATCCAAACTACAGTTACAAATGGCGTGGCATCGATGCCCAGCAAATGCAGCGCCCGGTGGAAACCGTGCTATTCGGTGATTCTGCCCGCAATTGGATGGGCCCGCTTGAGGAAAACTGGTTTTGGACGCCCCCTTCCCAAGCGCGCGCGTGGCCCGGTTGGGAAACGGCTTATGCCCATTTCCGCCATCAGGGTCGCTGCACCATACTTTGGGGCGATGGCCACGTGGAGGCATTGCTGCCGCATGATCAATGGGCGCTCAACCGCCACAACTTGGGCTACATTTGCGGACTTGATGACCAGCATTTCAAACTGGAAAAATAAATGACCCGAACGCAAATAATCATCATCGCCGTGGCTGTGGTTGTCGTGGGAGTGACATTATTCACGCGGCCAAAGGACAATGAGTTTGCCGATCGCGATGTGGCGCTGGACTCCGATGAAGCCAAAGCGGCGCTGGCGATTATTGAAAAGCTCGCTGAATCCACCAACTATCTTGCGGCGAATTTGAGCGCCGAAGCTCCGCCAATGGCGCGCCAGCAGCTCTTGCAGCTTTCGCAGAAACTCACTCAAGCCGCGAACGTCAAACTCAAGCGCGTGTCGTGGCGCGGCGAATATTTGAGTGTTGCGGTGACTTGTTCACCCGCGACGGAGCATTGGTTTTATCTGGCCGAAGATGATGATGGGCAGTTAAAACTCCTCGGCGTGCAACAATGAAAACACCGCGACACATCCCACTGCTGCTCGGCTTGCTCGCGCTCTTTACACTGATGCGCTGGCCGGGATTGTTGCCGTGGAACTTTAGCCCCGTGTACGCCATTTGTTTTTGTGCGGGCGTTTATTTCAAAGGCCCGCGCGCGTGGCTCGTGCCGGTGGCGTTTATGTTCGTGAGCGATGTGTTGATGAATTTTTTCCATTGGCGCGGATTGGGGTTTTCAACTTTCACCTCGCATATGTGGGTGACGTACTCGCTTTACCTTGCGCTAGCGGCGGTCGGCTGGTGGATGACCGATCAGGCTCGGCCGACGGCATTGATCGCAGGCGGTGTCCTTGGCGCGTGCGGATTTTTTCTGGTCATCAACTCATTCGCGTGGTTAAGCAATCCGGTTTACGCAAAGACGTGGGCGGGGTTGGTACAATCGTTCACCATTGGCCAAGCGGGTTATCCGCCGCCGATTGTTTTTCTGAAAAACACGATCACCTCGGGCGCAATGTTCACGGCGGCGATTGTGTTTGCCGTACACGTTGCGCGGGCAAAGGAACGTGAGTCGGCAGAATTTCAGTTGAAGGCTTAATGAAGGGGCGCGCTCGGAGAGCACGCCCTACCTAGTTTTCCCCGATTTGGGCGGCGATGGATTCGCTGATTTTTTTGCTCCATTCGTTGAGCTTTGCTTCATCTTTGCCTTCGAGGAGCAACCGGATTTTGGGTTCGGTGCCGGAATAGCGCAACAGCACGCGACCGCCGTGGGTTTGGAGGTCGGCCTCGGCTTCGGTGAGCAGGGCGGGGACGTCTTCGAGTTCTTCGATGGGTTTCTTTTCGGTGACGCGGATGTTGGTGAGTTGTTGGGGGAAACGGCTCCAGCATTTGGCTAATTCGCTGAGGGGCTTTTGTTGAGCAGCCATGATGCGGAGAATTTGCAGGGCGGCGACAAGGCCGTCTCCGGTGGTTCCGTGGTCGCCAAAAATGAGGTGGCCACTTTGTTCGCCACCGAAGTTGTGGCCGTGCTTCAGCATTTCATCGATGACGTTTTTGTCGCCCACATCGGTGCGGATGACGTTGCCTCCGGCGGCTTCGATGGCGGCGTCGAGGCCGGCATTGCTCATTACGGTGGACACCAATGTGTTATTGACCAGTGAGCCTTCGTTGAGCATTTCGAGCGCGGCGATGGCCATGATGTCGTCGCCATCAATGAGGGTGCCGGTTTCGTCGCAGAGGAGCACGCGGTCGGCGTCGCCGTCGTGGGCAATGCCAATGTGGGCGTTATGTTCCTGAACCCAATGGCACATTTGCTCTGGGTGCATTGAGCCGCAGCCGGCGTTGATGTTGGTTCCGTTGGGGCGGTTGCCGTAAACAATGACGGTGGCGCCGAGTTCGCGCAGGACGCAGGGGGTGGCTTGGTAGGCGGCGCCGTGGGCGCAATCGACGACGATGGTGACGCCTTCGAGCGTTTGGCCGCGGGGGAAACAGCGTTTGGCAAACTCGATGTAACGGCCGAGGGCATCGTCGATGCGGATGGCTTTGCCGATTTCGCCGGCGGTGGGGCGGACGTCATCGATGTCGCCGCTGAAGACGAGGTTTTCGATTTGGGCTTCGATGGCGTCGTCAAGTTTGTAGCCGTTGTGGCTGAAAAATTTCAGGCCATTGTCGTCGTAAGGATTATGCGAGGCGGTAATGACAATGCCGGCATCGGCGCGGAGGCTGTGGGTGATACGCGCCACGCCGGGCGTGGGTAGCGGGCCAATGAAAAGAACATCGACGCCCATCGAGAGGATGCCGCTGGCGAGGGCGTTCTCGAGCATATAACCGGAGAGGCGCGTGTCTTTGCCGATGACGATTTGATGACGACGGCGGCTGCGTGATTCAGGGTTGAGATTTTTGAATACGTGCGCGGCGGCGCGGCCGAGTTTGAGCGCGGTCTCGGCGGTGACCGGTTCGATGTTGGCACGACCGCGTACGCCATCGGTGCCGAAAATTTTATTCGTTTGATTCATCGTCAGGCTCATTGTTTTCTCCGTTAAGATCGGGATTGGCCAAGGAGGGCGCATTGGTGGTGGTCGGCTTGGGTTCGGGAGTTTT contains:
- a CDS encoding phosphoglucosamine mutase; protein product: MNQTNKIFGTDGVRGRANIEPVTAETALKLGRAAAHVFKNLNPESRSRRRHQIVIGKDTRLSGYMLENALASGILSMGVDVLFIGPLPTPGVARITHSLRADAGIVITASHNPYDDNGLKFFSHNGYKLDDAIEAQIENLVFSGDIDDVRPTAGEIGKAIRIDDALGRYIEFAKRCFPRGQTLEGVTIVVDCAHGAAYQATPCVLRELGATVIVYGNRPNGTNINAGCGSMHPEQMCHWVQEHNAHIGIAHDGDADRVLLCDETGTLIDGDDIMAIAALEMLNEGSLVNNTLVSTVMSNAGLDAAIEAAGGNVIRTDVGDKNVIDEMLKHGHNFGGEQSGHLIFGDHGTTGDGLVAALQILRIMAAQQKPLSELAKCWSRFPQQLTNIRVTEKKPIEELEDVPALLTEAEADLQTHGGRVLLRYSGTEPKIRLLLEGKDEAKLNEWSKKISESIAAQIGEN
- the metH gene encoding methionine synthase, which codes for MKNSPIIEELRERLASRILFLDGAMGTMVQRFSLEEADFRGERFADHSGELKGNNDLLSITRPEIIRGIHTEFLEAGSDIIETNTFSATRIGMADYSLEEVARELNVASAKLAREAVEAVMAKDASRRCYVAGAIGPTNRTASLSPDVNDPAYRAVTFDDLVATYREQTEGLIEGGVDILLPETTFDTLNLKAALFAIEQVFEETGERLPVMVSVTITDASGRTLSGQTTEAFWNSIAHAKPFTVGINCALGAKEMAPYIRELSRIADTFVHCYPNAGLPNPLAETGYDERPVDTAEALRDLAEQGLLNVAGGCCGTTPAHLKAIIGSLAEVKPRVPQTRKTSLRLSGLEPQTIGDSPGQLAMVGERTNVMGSPKFKKLIKDDDFEGALALARQQVENGANVIDICFDEGLLDAEACMKRFLNLLGSDPDISRVPIMVDSSKWSVLEVGLKCLQGKGIVNSISLKGGEEEFLRQAALCQRYGAAVVVMAFDEKGQAATVEDKVAIAERAYKLLTEKLDFTPEDIIFDLNILTVATGMDEHNDYAVNFIEGVRRVKEVCPGARTSGGVSNISFSFRGNNTVREAMHSAFLFHAVEAGLDMGIVNAGMLEVYEQIEPELLEHVEDVLLNRRADATDRLIDYAEKFKGVKKERAAIDQKWRDEPVAARLSHALVNGITEFIEADTEEARAAADRPLEVIEGPLMDGMKVVGKLFGAGKMFLPQVVKSARVMKKAVAYLTPFMEAEKQEGDEDSANTMVIATVKGDVHDIGKNIVGVVLACNGYNVVDLGVMVDCDSILKAAEEHNADIIGMSGLITPSLDEMIFNAKEMQRRGLKTPLLIGGATTSKMHTAVKIAPSYEGSICHVLDASLVVGVCNDLLSENRREDFQKELEVEHERLREKFAGGDDGRKDIVPLARARAAAPSFDWATEEIRKPEILGLQHFESIPLDVLATYIDWSPYFWAWQLHGVYPTIFNKPEVGAEAKKLFADGNKMLEDIIVNQRFTSRAVAGFWPANAVGDDVEIYSDETCAEQLATFYFLRQQRQKKEGQVCRSLSDNVAPKDSGRIDYFGGFAVTMGQEVEEYAATFRDAGDDYTAIIVQSLGDRLAEASAEYLHKTLRHQCGIGQNEGFAAETKLDEEQAKFLIKEKYRGIRPAAGYPSCPDHSEKATLWKLLEAEQRTGATLTTSYAMKPPSSVSGFYLNHSDAKYFNLGRIGEDQVADYAQRKNISQAEAEKWLRPHLGYDEE
- a CDS encoding type II secretion system protein; translation: MKLKHTNAFTLIELLVVIAIIGILASLLLPTLAKAKQRGMTAQSRNNLLQIGQASTMYEDDHDGELAGVADSTGVQFFGRYLGPGKAVDFSGGSLSPYVDNASRVWKDPGFRSFSRRAKDHTCSYGYNHHYLNDLEQSGNWWDPNYSYKWRGIDAQQMQRPVETVLFGDSARNWMGPLEENWFWTPPSQARAWPGWETAYAHFRHQGRCTILWGDGHVEALLPHDQWALNRHNLGYICGLDDQHFKLEK